The Nitrosococcus watsonii C-113 genome includes the window TTTTGCGCAACCGGTTATGGCTCTCCAGCACCCTGTCCACCGCTTTTGCCACTGCCTCGATCTGATCTTCCGCCACATTCCGGTAATGCACGGCGATGGAGAATCGTTTGCGCTCTATCTGCGCCCCGGTAATAGGATCAAGTGCTTGAGCAAGCGCTTGTTCTGCTTCATCGAGGAGAGGCAGGCAGGCCCTGGCCTGCTCCTGTTCCATTGCCAAGCCCTCGGAACCAGCAATTTCAAAACCGTGACTGCCTGCATAATACAGCCTCTCGATGGCGACCCGTTGGCGCACATCCGCCAAGCCCCGCCCACTCATAATGGCGACCGGGCATTGGTTGGCTAGCTCTCTCAATATTCGGTTCATTTCCGCTGAGAGGTGCGCTTCTTCAGGACGGGAGACAAGGGAACTGAGGGTACCGTCATAGTCAAGAAAAACAACGATCTCCCGTTGTTCTATCCTATTTTGGATTGATTCCATGGCTTCTAGAGCTGGAGAAAGATCACACAAGCGGGCCACCAGCGTCATTTCCGCCAGATCCTCAATGACGGTATCCGCGCCTGCCTCCTGCAAAGCTTCCGCTTGATTTTTTCGATTAACGCCAATGACACGGCCAAATTTTCCTTGGCGGCCAGCTTTAACGCCGGCAATTGCGCCTTCAAACACCATGCAGCGTTTAGGCTC containing:
- the otsB gene encoding trehalose-phosphatase; this translates as MVFEGAIAGVKAGRQGKFGRVIGVNRKNQAEALQEAGADTVIEDLAEMTLVARLCDLSPALEAMESIQNRIEQREIVVFLDYDGTLSSLVSRPEEAHLSAEMNRILRELANQCPVAIMSGRGLADVRQRVAIERLYYAGSHGFEIAGSEGLAMEQEQARACLPLLDEAEQALAQALDPITGAQIERKRFSIAVHYRNVAEDQIEAVAKAVDRVLESHNRLRKKYGKKVYELQPDVAWDKGQALLWLLDKLKLNYPDILPLYIGDDLTDEDAFQALEERGLGLVARHAPYRGKNGRALYFPGFCYF